A stretch of the Phaeodactylum tricornutum CCAP 1055/1 chromosome 15, whole genome shotgun sequence genome encodes the following:
- a CDS encoding predicted protein, which translates to MNRLFCYTIGLQVPTLASRRQLVMQERLSFKTEQKDEILAICDSPVYGNFPKVKSLSTMSADDDTASTVSSFDDSLSGYSVTFADEIVTAVFVRPATTREEKRELFYSDIDYRRFRYESYCNREIKDTVVKFAPSVVSNIHVYPCAEEKELLFYSATDLQRFLDEFVSHLRETSL; encoded by the exons ATGAATCGTTTATTCTGCTACACTATAGGCCTTCAAGTTCCTACGTTGGCGTCAAGGCGACAGCTCGTCATGCAGGAGCGGTTGTCTTTCAAAACTGAGCAGAAAGATGAAATTCTCGCTATTTGTGATTCTCCTGTCTACGGGAATTTTCCCAAAGTTAAAAGCTTGTCGACAATGAGCGCCGATGACGATACTGCCTCTACTGTCTCCTCTTTCGATGACTCTCTGTCTGGATATAGTGTAACCTTTGCGGATGAAATTGTCACAGCTGTCTTTGTACGGCCAGCTACGACACGAGAAGAAAAACGAGAGCTGTTTTATAGCGATATCGATTACCGCCGATTTCGATACGAGTCGTATTGTAATCGAGAAATTAAAGACACAGTGGTCAAATTTGCACCGAGCGTTGTGTCAAACATACACGTATATCCATGCGCAGAAGAGAAGGAACTATTGTTCTACTCTGCGACAGACTTGCAAAG ATTTCTTGACGAATTTGTTTCTCATCTTCGAGAAACCAGTTTATGA
- a CDS encoding predicted protein produces the protein MLDALGSDSRLDMKKDQDQREEIPGSTPVPSSLLSTSAEQASIDTIAGSLDFDLSNHVRVSRPILRVLTQEESLQLCHLKHSSMISSARPPHHVKFDTVEIRAYPIILGCNPAVTKGPPLTINWDHCCGVIEPVDEYEAKRLPRKSAILLRKSSLERQSLLKEEGFGSDDFRMAEAAVDEIKNRESFPSMESLTYLP, from the coding sequence ATGTTAGACGCCTTGGGGTCTGATAGTCGTTTGGACATGAAGAAAGATCAAGATCAAAGAGAGGAGATTCCCGGTTCAACACCCGTGCCATCGTCGCTATTATCGACCTCTGCAGAACAAGCATCAATTGATACCATTGCCGGTTCGCTTGATTTTGACCTCTCAAATCATGTTCGAGTCAGTAGACCAATTCTTCGTGTTTTGACTCAAGAAGAGTCACTACAACTTTGCCATCTGAAGCACTCCAGCATGATCTCTTCCGCAAGGCCACCGCACCATGTCAAATTCGACACAGTGGAAATTCGCGCTTACCCCATCATACTTGGATGCAACCCTGCGGTTACCAAAGGACCGCCCTTGACAATAAATTGGGATCACTGCTGCGGAGTTATAGAGCCGGTTGATGAGTACGAAGCGAAGCGGCTGCCGCGCAAGTCGGCAATACTACTTCGGAAGAGCAGCTTGGAGCGGCAGTCGCTATTGAAAGAAGAAGGATTCGGGTCCGATGATTTTCGTATGGCGGAAGCCGCTGTGGATGAAATAAAAAATCGCGAGAGCTTTCCAAGCATGGAAAGTCTGACCTATCTGCCATGA
- a CDS encoding predicted protein — protein MAPAAILRSHDFADSDIPLIDIASDEIERMRNPKDDCRRYHSFPPACLALLMSIEGNHRCVDCGEPNPQWAAVRYGGLLCLQCSGVHRSLGVQVSSVRSISMDDWSLEELLSMLEGGNRQLTGFFERHALSVEGCSVNSKTITPENVTRLRYKTKAALFYRKQMELHVQKILDSGPYRGRESSRRNHCHLERRNTTLE, from the coding sequence ATGGCGCCTGCAGCTATTCTTCGGAGTCACGATTTTGCCGACTCTGATATTCCTCTCATCGATATTGCCAGTGACGAGATTGAGCGCATGAGAAACCCCAAAGACGATTGTCGTCGATATCACTCCTTCCCCCCCGCGTGTCTGGCGCTGTTGATGAGCATTGAAGGTAATCATCGGTGTGTAGACTGTGGGGAGCCCAATCCTCAGTGGGCCGCGGTTCGTTACGGTGGTCTTTTGTGTCTACAATGTAGTGGTGTACACCGCTCTCTGGGAGTGCAAGTATCGAGCGTCCGTTCAATTAGTATGGATGATTGGTCTTTGGAAGAACTTCTTTCGATGTTGGAAGGTGGCAATCGTCAACTCACTGGATTTTTTGAGCGACACGCGCTCTCTGTTGAAGGTTGCTCCGTAAACAGCAAAACAATAACACCCGAAAATGTCACTCGCTTACGCTACAAGACCAAGGCAGCGCTCTTTTATCGGAAACAGATGGAGCTACATGTACAAAAAATCCTAGACTCGGGGCCCTACAGAGGTCGAGAGAGTTCAAGGCGAAATCATTGTCATTTAGAACGACGAAATACGACGCTAGAATGA
- a CDS encoding predicted protein, with protein MRRTYADRSAMHRTIRTSLSRTRPNLKAPKKMPYFVFVMLFMLLFFFQQWASRAARRSHQIPLENFVEEVATHDGLIPSKEGPSQKLPQWIQSYLRWHQSVRAQFPGDLLFTDPAAPNLLLRTCLGLCGGLNDRLGQLPWDLYLANQTNRILLLYWHRPVPLESFLIPNELDWTVPKTRPGFFPSPGSRIVSRGDMVLARDIPELFADFNSEQPTDQFWSTHMDVAINRATAGHYRNHKVLRHRLLGHLNEDQLEVRLRTLGETDMIHWTESFGNIFRMFFRPAAAIQGELNRVFSDLQITAGSYSAVHCRVRHPKASPAHVFVKGKNDAYPADKAGLPWIGETQAFAIATATKALKCARQAAQNLSEPTYFLSDSNDLVRYIAHELTSSKFVSANATILHADPVHSSALQTVDSMRIVARESSLENAHIDLQKGREPAAYYATFVDLLLAVNARCVTYGIGYYAVLATKISGTKCKNLYQEEAWGGSENKRNNTHASKSAEVWLHMLMRQQFGRKIRRATDWSMRAADTDASLKVGI; from the exons ATGAGAAGAACATATGCCGACCGTTCCGCTATGCATCGGACAATCCGCACTTCACTGTCGAGAACTCGGCCAAATTTAAAGGCGCCAAAAAAGATGCCTTATTTCGTTTTTGTTATGCTTTTCATGCTCCTATTCTTCTTTCAACAATGGGCGAGTCGAGCTGCTCGACGATCGCACCAAATACCGTTAGAGAACTTCGTCGAAGAAGTCGCTACTCATGACGGTTTGATCCCCTCAAAAGAAGGACCATCCCAGAAATTACCTCAATGGATTCAGAGTTATCTTCGTTGGCATCAATCTGTTCGAGCTCAGTTTCCAGGTGACCTTCTTTTTACGGATCCCGCCGCTCCAAATTTGCTGCTGAGGACCTGTTTGGGACTTTGCGGAGGACTGAATGATCGACTTGGTCAGCTTCCGTGGGATTTGTACTTGGCAAACCAAACAAACCGGATTCTATTGTTGTATTGGCATCGACCGGTACCCCTCGAATCTTTTCTCATTCCGAATGAACTAGACTGGACCGTCCCGAAAACGCGCCCGGGATTCTTTCCATCTCCCGGATCCAGAATCGTTTCTCGCGGAGACATGGTCTTGGCTCGAGATATTCCTGAGCTATTTGCAGACTTCAACTCGGAACAGCCAACGGACCAGTTTTGGAGCACTCATATGGATGTGGCAATAAATAGAGCTACCGCCGGTCACTACCGGAACCATAAGGTCCTCCGGCACCGTTTGTTGGGCCATTTGAACGAAGATCAGCTGGAAGTAAGGCTCCGCACGCTTGGCGAAACTGACATGATTCACTGGACTGAATCATTCGGCAATATTTTCCGAATGTTTTTCCGTCCCGCTGCCGCTATCCAGGGGGAATTGAACCGGGTATTCAGTGATCTACAAATCACTGCAGGATCTTATTCTGCCGTTCACTGCCGAGTGCGACATCCTAAAGCCTCGCCTGCCCATGTTTTCGTGAAAGGAAAGAATGATGCTTATCCAGCAGACAAAGCAGGACTACCGTGGATAGGAGAAACACAAGCTTTCGCAATTGCCACTGCTACGAAGGCGCTGAAATGTGCCCGCCAGGCAGCACAAAACCTTTCTGAACCGACGTACTTTTTATCGGATTCTAATGATTTGGTTCGATATATAGCGCACGAGTTGACAAGTTCCAAATTCGTTTCCGCCAATGCTACAATACTCCACGCTGACCCTGTTCACAGTTCGGCGCTCCAAACTGTGGACTCCATGCGTATCGTAGCCAGGGAATCATCTCTGGAAAACGCCCACATCGACCTCCAGAAAGGACGGGAACCTGCGGCGTACTATGCTACATTTGTGGATCTGTTGCTCGCCGTCAACGCACGATGTGTGACGTACGGTATTGGCTACTATGCAGTCCTCGCGACCAAGATTTCTGGCACGAAATGTAAGAACCTGTACCAAGAAGAAGCGTGGGGAGGCAGCGAAAACAAACGAAACAATACACAT GCATCCAAGTCTGCTGAAGTTTGGTTACATATGCTGATGCGGCAGCAGTTTGGGCGTAAAATCAGGAGGGCGACGGATTGGAGTATGCGGGCTGCTGATACAGACGCTAGTCTTAAGGTCGGTATTTGA
- a CDS encoding predicted protein: protein MTFAAAADFEPYQLNGGLVAAVAGRDFVVLSTDTRLMGPSGYDILERNHVKIETTNSGELIVHASTKLVYAPTFVGSSGCNADCEMLKRTVRADTRAAFYHGESDIQTAAVATLLGQMLYSRRGFPFYSFCVVGGMENGAGKVYVYDAIGSYEQVGVATSGTGRELLQPILDRSFRSREVFRSTIESELPKQVMLPVAPRQVDCSKDEAISKLVDGYRSVSERDIGVGDRV, encoded by the exons ATGACCTTTGCGGCAGCTGCCGACTTTGAGCCCTACCAACTCAATGGTGGTCTCGTTGCCGCCGTTGCCGGACGCGATTTTGTGGTACTATCAACCGACACACGACTCATGGGACCCAGTGGATACGATATATTGGAACGCAACCATGTCAAAA TCGAAACCACCAATTCTGGCGAACTAATTGTCCATGCATCTACAAAACTTGTCTACGCGCCCACTTTCGTTGGATCATCAGGGTGTAACGCGGACTGTGAAATGTTGAAACGAACCGTACGCGCTGATACAAGGGCTGCTTTTTACCATGGAGAATCTGATATTCAAACCGCTGCCGTGGCCACGCTTTTGGGACAAATGCTGTACAGCCGACGCGGTTTTCCGTTTTACAGCTTTTGTGTCGTCGGAGGGATGGAGAACGGAGCTGGAAAAGTTTATGTCTATGATGCGATTGGATCCTACGAGCAAGTCGGTGTAGCAACGTCAGGAACAGGTCGAGAGCTCCTACAGCCTATACTCGATCGTTCCTTTCGCTCGCGGGAGGTGTTTCGATCCACCATTGAATCTGAGTTGCCGAAACAAGTCATGCTCCCAGTTGCGCCGAGGCAAGTAGATTGTTCGAAGGACGAAGCGATTTCAAAACTCGTCGATGGCTATCGATCCGTTTCTGAACGAGATATTGGTGTTGGCGATCGAGTT
- a CDS encoding predicted protein, with the protein MYNRVFCVFALLAVSSAFAPQPFGMKRTTIDNLHMFNAENDKTSLTTTTPPLSETSSPQDANTVPTSLETKVDLPKNIVKDMNTGEIKEVKWVDPAMRANTNPFEMNWWGYILFGFPPILLLNDAFHFLPTEGPLSFLAKM; encoded by the coding sequence ATGTACAACCGTGTTTTCTGCGTCTTTGCGCTTTTGGCTGTCTCATCTGCATTTGCGCCACAGCCATTCGGCATGAAGAGGACGACTATCGATAACCTGCACATGTTCAACGCTGAGAACGACAAGACGTCCTTGACGACAACCACGCCTCCATTGAGTGAAACATCGTCTCCGCAAGACGCCAATACGGTTCCGACCTCGTTGGAAACAAAGGTTGATTTACCCAAGAATATTGTCAAGGACATGAACACGGGAGAAATCAAGGAGGTCAAGTGGGTAGACCCGGCGATGCGGGCGAACACCAATCCCTTTGAAATGAACTGGTGGGGGTACattctttttggcttccCACCAATTCTTTTGTTAAACGATGCCTTTCATTTCCTCCCAACTGAAGGGCCCCTGTCATTTCTAGCCAAGATGTAG
- a CDS encoding predicted protein, whose translation MGGRRRERITRCISVLQTGQHDVATKPIDPAVEERHLILFQNSPHYESSSSLARSDSTTTTDHILDRIQFKNDRKTVSFASIEIRNYSIVFGDHPYCNDGLPLSLGWDFDGINLLSLDTYEATRAPRRSRRELRMSCEERRQLLSEDGVSEGEIRRAQRKMHRARSCSAKLCEKMTESFFRDEPKLIQSQPNMRKE comes from the coding sequence ATGGGAGGAAGACGACGCGAGCGAATAACACGGTGTATCAGTGTTCTCCAGACAGGGCAGCATGATGTGGCTACCAAGCCGATCGATCCCGCCGTTGAGGAACGGCATTTaatcctttttcaaaattctCCACACTACGAGTCGTCTTCCTCGTTGGCGCGAAGTGATTCGACTACGACCACAGATCACATTCTCGATCGCATACAGTTCAAGAACGACAGAAAGACTGTTTCCTTCGCTAGCATTGAGATTCGCAACTACAGCATTGTGTTTGGTGATCACCCCTACTGCAACGATGGGTTACCACTCAGTCTCGGTTGGGACTTTGACGGAATCAATCTATTGTCGCTCGACACGTACGAAGCAACTCGTGCGCCTCGCAGGAGTCGGCGGGAATTGCGCATGAGTTGCGAAGAGCGTCGGCAGTTACTTTCTGAAGACGGAGTCTCCGAAGGCGAGATTCGCCGGGCGCAGCGCAAAATGCATCGTGCCCGAAGTTGCAGCGCGAAGCTTTGCGAGAAAATGACCGAGTCTTTCTTTCGTGATGAGCCAAAACTGATACAAAGTCAACCTAATATGAGAAAGGAGTAG